The proteins below are encoded in one region of Halictus rubicundus isolate RS-2024b unplaced genomic scaffold, iyHalRubi1_principal scaffold0160, whole genome shotgun sequence:
- the LOC143363866 gene encoding uncharacterized protein LOC143363866, with amino-acid sequence MPFLEGEEAKIDTKHRTIELTGTLHRILHFSKDSIEGREKRLKLLDENTRVAHLTDPKAIELVRKVSREFEDILALPGDALPMTKLTEHSIPVTDEAPIYVKQFQGLAGYYRRFIPNFSQLAKPMNTLLRKDRNFDTATLLSELVTEYGELTHKLRSLINNGIQGKLDPTLLNSVDLVTILKSIESKFGAERMLFPATKESAFLYQRVIEVNTFVLHDTQLCFEMKIPILEPEQYNLYQLVPIPLIRDKLMYVVSITVRYILLDSTTKYYSPVESMDIHKCKIFEKIRICERTTPVLTSSFQDQCIAQAIHIFPEI; translated from the exons ATGCCGTTCCTTGAGGGGGAGGAAGCCAAGATAGATACCAAGCATAGGACGATAGAACTAACAGGTACTTTGCATAGGATCCTACATTTTAGTAAGGACTCGATTGAGGGTCgagaaaaacgtttaaaattattagacgaaAATACACGGGTAGCCCATTTGACAGATCCGAAAGCTATTGAATTAGTCAGGAAGGTATCGCGAGAGTTTGAGGACATCCTTGCTTTGCCAGGCGACGCACTGCCTATGACAAAACTGACCGAGCATAGCATACCTGTCACAGATGAAGCCCCTATATATGTCAAGCAGTTCCAAGGATTGGCAGGATATTACCGGAGATTTATCCCAAATTTCTCGCAGTTAGCTAAACCAATGAATACGCTTCTGAGAAAGGACAGGAACTTCGA tacagcaactttattatctgaacttgtaactgaatacggggaattaacacacaaactcagaagtttaatcaacaatggaatccaaggaaaattggaccccacattgctaaattcagtagacttagtaacaattctaaaaagcattgaatccaaatttggagctgaaaggatgctatttcctgccacgaaagaatcagccttcctatatcaacgagtcatcgaagttaatacttttgtcttacatgatacacaactttgctttgaaatgaaaattccaattcttgaaccagaacaatataacctttatcaactagtaccaatcccccttattcgggacaaactaatgtatgtagttagcataactgttcgatatatactactagacagcacaactaaatactacagccctgtcgagtctatggatattcacaaatgtaaaatcttcgagaaaatccgaatttgtgaaagaacgactccagttctcacttcatcatttcaagaccaatgtatagcgcaagcaattcatatattcccagaaa TTTAA